One Novosphingobium sp. 9U genomic window, GACGCAATCGGCGCGCAGACTTCGGACGACGATTTCGCGCCGATCGTCGATGCGGTGATGGGCGGAAAGCGCGAGCGGCTCGGTCCGGAGCTGGCGCGCATGCGGGCGATGCAGATCTCGCCGGTCGGCTTGCTGCTGGCGATCGAGCGCCGCGTGGCGCAACTCGCCGCATTGTCCGCCCGGATGGGGCCAGGCCAGAACCTCGCGCAGTTCCTGGACGCTGAGGCGAACGCGCGGCGAATCTTCTGGCGCGACAAGGCCGTGCTGGGCGACCAGCTCCGCGCTTGGCGAGGGCCCAGACTCGAGCGCCTGGTGCAACGCATCCTGACCCTTCACCAGACCATGCTGGGCAACAGTGCGGACAGCGAACTGCTGTTGGCTCAAGAGCTTGCGACGATCGCCCGGCTCGCCGGTTCCGAATTGGCACGCAAACGATAAGGCGGCCACACGCAAAGCATTGCGCAAGAAAAGTTACGGGATTATACCTGTTGCACTGCAGCATTGGCAGTGTCGATGTGGCCGAATGGGAAAACATGACGGCGCTGCGGGGTGAAACCGGTTCAGGGAGCCAACAGCGAATGAATGCACCGTTCGCAGTGCGCCCGCTAGCGGGCACCGAAGCCGTCGCCGAAGAACTGGTCGTCGCCCCCTCGCTCGAGCGGCGAAGACTGCAGTGCTACCTTGCGCTGATGGTCGGCGACATCGTCTCGATCTTCGCCGGCTTCGGCCTTGCAGGGTACTTGTTCTCAGGGTGGGACGGGCTGTCGGACGCGCTGGTGCAGAGCGAACTGCTGCTGCCGGTGTTCCTGACGATCGCGCTCTACAATGGCTCGTACTCGGTTGCCGCCTTGCGCGACTCGTGGATCGGCATCTTCCGCTCGCAGGCGGCCTTGCTGCTTTCGGTGGCAGCGGTGGTCTTCATCGCCTTTTTCGCCAAGGCCTCGTCCGACTTCTCACGCCTGGGCTTCAGCAGCGGCACCATCTGCACCATCTTGCTCCTGCTATGGATGCGGCTGCAGATGCGCAGCTTCACGCAAGCTCGCTGCGGGGCGAACCCGTACAACGAACTTGTGATCGACGATGGCGGACCGCGCGTCGACATCCCCGGCGCGATCCGTGTGTCGGCCAGCGCAATGGGCCTCAAGCCCAACCTCAACGATCCGCACATGCTCGATCGCATCGGCCTGGCGCTGCGCAACATCGACCGCGTGATTGTCAGCTGCCCGGCTGCGCGCCGTGCCGACTGGGCGATGATGCTGAAGGGTGCCAACGTCGACGGCGAAGTGCTCGACGACGAAGTCGCGCGACTCGGCGCGCAAGGCGCGCGCGTCCACAGCGGGCACGGGTTGCTGCTGGTCTCGGCCGGCCCGCTGGGCCTACGAGACCGCATCATCAAGCGTCTGCTCGACATGGCGTTCGCCGGCACCGCGATCCTGCTGCTCTCGCCGCTCCTGGTGGCGGTCGCCGCCGCGATCAAGCTGCAGGACCGGGGCCCCGTGTTCTTCGTGCAGCGCCGCATGGGCCGCGGCAATCGCTTCTTCAACATGTACAAGTTCCGTTCGATGACGGTGGCGCTGTGCGACAGCGAGGGCAACGTCTCGGCCTCAAAGGACGACCAACGGATCACCCGCGTGGGCAAGTTCATCCGCGGCACCTCGATCGACGAACTGCCGCAGCTGTTCAACGTGCTGCTGGGCGACATGAGCCTCGTCGGCCCTCGCCCGCACGCGATCGGCTCGCAGGCCGGCACCAAGCTTTTCTGGGAAATCGATTTGCGCTACTGGCAGCGCCACAGCCTGAAGCCGGGCCTCAGCGGTCTGGCGCAAGTGCGCGGCTTCCGCGGCGCGACGGAGAAGGAGACGGACCTGACCGACCGCCTCCAGTCCGACCTCGAGTACCTCGAGGGCTGGACGATCATGCGCGACATCAAGATCATCTTCCTGACCTTGCGCGTCCTGGTCCACGATCGGGCGTTCTGAGGCTCCCTGATCCTCTCTCCGGCGGGGAGAGGATATGCTGCCTACTGCTTCTTGGGAACGCTGAAGGTGCCCGTCACCCGGCCTTCGGCCGAGGACACCCCGCTGTTGAGGTCCACCACGAAGCGGTTGCCGTGCAGGGTATCGCCGCCGCCGCGCTTCAGCGAGGCGTTGCCGACCATCGTGATCACTCGGCGGTTGAAGTCGTAGATACCGACATCGCCCGTCGCGATTTCATCGTTGCGGGTGACGGTCACGCCGCCGGTCGCAGTGATGCGCTGGATCTGCATCGAGCCCTGGTTGGTGAAATCGACCACCGTGCGAGCCGCGCGCAGGCGCAGCTCGGCCTGTTTGACGTCGACGTTGCCCGACAGGACGACGCGGTTCTGCTTGTCCTGCAGCTCGATCCGATCGGCGGCGTAATCCACCGGCGCATTGCTGTTGTGGCCCGAAATCGCCTGCGCACCCAGCTGCTGCGCGCCAACGATGCCAAGGCTCGCGACGGCACCGGCCAGGATCGCGCTGCGGAGGCGGTTGCGCGTCATTTCGGGATCCTCAGCTTGCCGGGCGTCATGCGTAACCGGGCGTTACCTTCGAGCTTCACGGTGCGGTCTTCCAGGTTCGCCTCGATCCGGTCGGCCCGAAAGGTGCCGGTCGGGACCGATCCCGAGACGCCGCCCGCCCCCACCGCGTTCTGCGACTTGATGTCGACCGCGACGTTGTTGGTCTGCATCCGGTAGCCGTCCGCAGCGGTGAAATCCACCGGTCCATCGACGGCGATCTTCTCGGTGTTGTAATTGTAGGCGCCGGTCGGCGCGCGGATCTCGGCCGGACCGTCGTTCAGCTTGAGCCGGGCGATCAGGTCGTTCAGCCGTACCACCGGCACTGCGGCCGTCTGCTGCACGGCGCTGCCGGCGGTGAGCACGAAAGGCCGGCCCTTGTTGTCGGCGCCTTTGTAGGCTGCGTCGGCGACTTGCACGCGCTCGTTGGTGATCGCCACCTTGTTGCGGTCGAGCAGGAAGCTGATCTCGCCGCGGGGGCTGAGCGGTACCAGGATCATCACGGCCGCCATCAGGCCGATGCCGGCCGGCAGGGCCTTGCCCAGGAAGCCGACCATGCGGTCGTGCGATCCGCCGGGCGCCGCGAACTGGCGCCGGCGGTTGCGGACCTGGGTGGCTTGGAGCGACATGGGATTGGCTCAGGCCGCTTCGTGGCTGAAGATGTCGTGTTCGGGCCAGCCGGCCAGGTCGAGCCGGGCACGGTGGGGCAGGAAGTCGAAGCAGGCCTGCGCCAGCTCGGTCCGGCCCTCGCGCGCTAGGCGCTCGACGAAGATGTCGCGCATGGCGTGCAGGTAGCGCACGTCGCTTGCGGCATATTCGCGCTGTGGTTCCGATAGTTCGCCCGCGCCCCAGTCGCTCGACTGCTGCTGTTTGGAGATCTCCTTGCCCAGCAGCTCGCGCACGATGTCCTTGAGGCCATGCCGGTCGGTGTAGGTGCGCGTCAGCTTGCTGGCGATCTTGGTGCAGAACACCGGCGCTGCCGTGGTACCCATGTAGTGCTCGATCGCGGCCAGGTCGAAGCGCGCGAAGTGGTAAAGCTTCAGGCGCTCCGGATCGCCCAGCACCGCGCGCAGGTTCGGCGCGGCATAGTCGCTGCCGACACGGAAGCGCACCAGGTGCTCGTCCCCTCCGCCGTCGGAGATCTGGACCAGGCACAAACGGTCGCGCGGGGTGATAAGCCCCATCGTTTCGGTATCGACGGCAACCGGGCCCGGCGCCAGGACGCCTTCGGGAAGATCTTCTTCGTGGAGATGGACAGCCATAAGCCTGGGATGCTTAAGGCTTGGCCCAAGCTTTCGCAATGGGCGCATCGGCCATGACCACCCACGATTCCGCCCGCTTGCTGCCTGACAGCTGGCGCAGAGCGCTGCAGCCGGTCCTCGAGCGGCCTGAGACGCAGGCGCTGCTGGCTCTCCTCGATGCCGAGGAAGCGGCCGGCAAACGCATCTACCCACCACGCGAAAGCCGGCTGCGGGCCTTCACGCTGACGCCGCTCGATGCGGTCAAGGTCGTGATCCTCGGGCAGGACCCCTATCACGGCGCCGGACAGGCCCATGGCCTCGCGTTTTCGGTGCCTGACGGGGTAAAGGTGCCGCCTTCGCTGCGCAACATCCGCAAGGAGATCGCGGCGGATCTGGGTCTCGCAGTACCGGCTGGCGGCAATCTCGAGCATTGGGCCGAGCAAGGCGTGCTGCTGTTGAACACCTCCCTCTCCGTTGAGGAGGGCAAGGCGGGCTCGCACGCCAAGCGCGGCTGGGAGGCTGTTACGGACGCGGCTGTTGCGGCTGTTGCGGCTCAGGCTCAGCCTTGCGTATTCATGCTGTGGGGTGCCCATGCGCAGAAGAAGGCCGAGCAGGTCGACGGTCGGGCGCAAGGTCCGCACCTGGTGCTGACCGCGCCGCACCCCAGTCCACTATCGGCGTGGACTGGGTTCTTCGGCTCGCGCCATTTCAGCCGGGCGAACACGTTTCTTCAAGCGAACGGGCGTGGGGCGATCGATTGGAGCTAAGCCGCCGCGTTGGCGTGCTTCGACAAGCTCAGCACAGGCGCTGTGCTGAAACCTGTAAAAGGCGAGGTTATCCAGTATCAATGCTTAGGCTCAGTTGCTGGACGAGAAGACCGAGCGATCGCAGCCTGCATTACGCTAATGCGCTACTCGGGCAGCAGTGCACGCCCCTCCAAGCGCGCCACCGCGTGCCGGACGACCTTGTCGAGCGCTTCGTTCGAGAAGAAACCGCCAGGGATAAGGCACCGGTCCACCAGGACCCGGCGCAAGGCAGCGAAGGTTTCGGGGTCGGGCCGGGCCGGGCTTGTCCAAAAGGCATCTAGGCCATTCTGGAAGGTGACGTCGGCAATATCGTAAACGGCGTGGCCCAGGGCGACAACGGGCACGCCTTCCGCCAGGGCGAGGGTTCCGCTAGTGCTGTTGATGGTTACCATCCCCAGCGCGCGGCGGGTGACCGGCACGATGTCCCCAGCAGGCAGGTAGTCGACCCGATCGGCGACACCCGCTTGCGCCGCGATGTCGGTGGTTTCCTGGGACCAGTCGCGCACGCCGTTGTCCAGCGGATGCTCTTTAACCACCAGGCGGGTATGCGCGGGGGCATGGGCGGCAAACGAGCCGATCACTAGCTTCAGCGCATCGGCAATCCCTGCGAACGGCGAGTGCAGGCGGATCTGCGCGTCGGAGTCGAGTTGCAGCGGGAAGATGAAATAGGTCGCGTCCCTATCTCGCAGACGCTCCAGCAGCATATCGCTGCGCCGCTGGTCGTCCTTGCGCCGGCGCAGCTTGCGAGCCCAGCCCATCCCTTCGATCAAAGGATGCCACGGCCGGTGGTTGGTCCAGTGCGGGTAGTGCCAGCGGGTGAAAACGTCCGCGGCGTTGTACAGCAGGCCCTCGATCGCGCGACGGCGGAAGGAGGAAGGAACTTGCGCGTGCGGCGGCACCGGGGGAAGGGCGGCCGCGGTTTCGCGGTACCATACCGGATCGCGCGGCAGCGAGGAGTGGCCGTTCACGCCGCCCAGCTCCAGCGTCACCCAGTCAGGCCGGATATAGCCTTCCTCGAACACGTGGACCAGCACGCCCATGTCGCGGCAGAGGCGGATGGCGGGCATGTGATGGTCCCGGCAGTCACCGAACAAGGTGACGTCAGTAACGCCATGCTGGCGGATCACCCCTTCCAGCCAGGCGGGCCATTCCTCTAGCGAACCGCGATAGTCGATGCCGCCGGGCAGGCGCCAGAACAGCCGGTCGCCGCCGTTGAAGTTGATCTTGTGGACATCGTGCCCGGCCCGGATCAGCTCCTGGCCAAGGCGCCGGAAAAGCGGCCCCATCAATCCTTGCAGCAGCAGTATCGATTTGCGGCCTCGATCGACATGGGGGCTGGAGGCGGGGCGGGGGGCACTCTGAAGGTGCTCTGACATGAAGACGGTTTTTCTGTTCCGGAACAATGGCGGCCAAGGGACAAGCGGCCGATAGAGTGTGGTTTCCTTGTCGATAACGCTCGCGCGCCGGGGCGACAAGCCCGTGCTAATCCGCTTCCCCTGAACACGGACTGTGCTGCTGGTGACAGTCCGTGCCTTGGCCGTTATGGCCCTGCGTCCGCCCGATCACGAGCACGTGCCGGCGCCGAGGAAGTGCCAGGGAAGAATAAGTGGCGTCAGCGTCCTACATTGCAGCGTGCCTGGGCGGGCTTGCGGGAGCGGTCCTGGTGGACATGCTCGCCCGGCCACGCGGATGGCGCAGCGGCGCGGGGCTGTGGTTGCTGGCTTGCCAGGTCATCGCGCTGTTCGGCGCCATGCTGGCGCTGTGCGGAAGCGTGGGCGTGTCGGTCGCCTTCGTGCTGGCCGTGCTGGCGCTGCTGGTGATTGCTTCCAACGCCAAGCACGCGATGCTGGGCGAGCCGCTGGTGTTTTCCGACCTGGCGCTTATCGCCTCGATCTTCCGTCATCCCCAGTTCTACTTGTCCGCGGTGGCGCCCTGGCAGCGGGTGGCCGGCGCGGTCGTCGCGCTGGCGTTGCTGTTCGTCATCGCGTGGCTGGCAGTGGCCGATCTGGCCCCCCACGCGGCGGGGCTGGCCACCATGCTGGGTGCACTGGCCTTGCTGGCGGTGAGCGTGCGCGTTTCGCTGAGGCACCTGGCCCGTGAGCCGCGCAACGAGGCGGACGTGCGTTGCCTGGGCCTGACACCCACGGTCATGCTGTACTGGCGGCGCTGGCAGCAGAGCCGGGACCCCGAGCCATGTCCGTCGGTCATGCGCCGCAGCCCGCACGCAGCGCCCGAGCAGGTGGTGATCATCCAGTGCGAGAGCTTCGCCGATCCTGCCGCGCTGTTCGGTGACCCGGCCTTGGCACTTGCGGGCCTAGAGGCGGCGCGGGGCCATGCCTGGCAGTACGGCAACCTGCATGTCAGCGGCTTTGGCGCTTACACCATGCGCACCGAGTACGCCGTGCTGTTCGGGCGCGAGGAGCACGAGCTCGGCTTCCGGCGCTACGACCCGTTCCTGACGGCGCTCAGCGAAGCGAGCTATGCGCTGCCGGCTAGGCTCGGGCCGCGGTGGCGCAGCCTGTTCGTCCATCCCCACGACATGCGGTTCTACGGTCGCGATGCGATCATGCCGGCCGCAGGTTTTGGCGAGCTGGTGGGAGAGGACCGGTTCGTGCCGCCGGCGCCGGGCGAGGGGCGCTACGTCACCGACACGGCGATGGCCGACGTTATTCTCGCATCGGCTCGGGCCGCGCAGGAGCCGAGCCTGCTCTATGCCGTGACGATCGAGAACCATGGGCCCTGGGCTCCCGACCGGACGTCTGAAACCGGCGACTTACCGGGCGATCTCACAGCCAGCTACTTGCGGCTTGTGCGGAACAGCGATGCGATGCTGGCGCGGCTGATCGCGGGCCTGGCTGATCTCGGCCGCCCGGCCATGCTGGTGTTCTTCGGCGATCACCGGCCCAGCATACCAGGAGCGACTAACCCCGCCGGCGATCGCCACACGCCCTATGTCATCATGCGCTTCGATACGGAGGGGCGGGCCATGCTCGGTGAGAAGCGATGCATCGACCTGACACCGGCAGGGTTGCACCACGTTGTTCTCGACCTGGTGCTCGGCGAGCCGGCTTAAGGCTGCTCTAAGCCGGCGGCGTGAGCGACAGCAACAAGCGGTCGCGCAAGGGGGCAGGGAGGAGCCGATCGAACAGGCGTAGGAGCGCGAAGGGCCAAGGCAGGATGAGGTGTGCCTGCCTACGCTCGACAGCCCGTACGATCCGCGCGGCCACATGATCGGGCTGCAGCGCCAATGGGCGAGCTTTTCCGTTTTGGTGCAATTCTGCCGGGTCGATGAAGCCGGGAGATACCAGCGTCACCGACACGCCATGCGGCCGCAGGCTCAGCCGCAGCGCCTGGGCGAATCGCGCGAGCCCGGCCTTGGTGCCCGAATATGCGGCGGCAAAGGGCAGGGCATGAAATGCCGCGGCCGAGCCGATGAAGACCAGCGCGCCCCTGCGACGTGTTGCCATGCGCTCGGTCAGGGCAGCCCCGATCGCAGCGGGTGCCGTGAAGTTCACGGTGCCAAGCCGCCTGACGAGCTCGGCCGATTCGACGAGGTCGCCCGCACCCCGGGTCTCGCCAAGTCCCGCTACCAGCAAGGCAATGTCGAACGGTGCGGCCGCGTCTTCAGCGCGAGCGGCTTCGAGCGCGGCGGGCACATCCGCGATGTCGAGCGATCGGGTGTCGACCTTCGCACCTGCAGCAAGGCACGTCGCACCGATGGCGGCCAGGCGCTCGGGATCGCGTCCCCATAAGGAAAGATGGGCGCCAGGCCGCGCGTAAGCGCGCGCGAGCGCGCCTCCCAGCTCGCCCGATGCCCCCGTCACCAGGATCCGGGTGGTCGTGGTCGGGGGCTGGGTAGGACCATCATTCGCCGCCACGACTATCACCATTCCGCTGCACCTGCGCTCAATTCATCCTATTGAAATCTATTGTTGCTTGACAGGTGAGCCGCGCTACTCTCCACGGTTATCGCAATGCCTTCTAGTATTTCCAGCTTGCCTCGGGCCCGTTTGTTCAAGAACGCGTACTTGGATAAGCTGACGTTGATGTCGCCCCGCACCTTCCTCGTAAGCTGGGCGCTGCTGCTCCCGGCGATCGCGTGGGTGGGCTGGGGTTCAGCCGATCTTTTGCAAGGGATCGGCCTGGTCGCCGCGGGCCTGCTGGCGTGGACCTTGTTCGAGTACGGGATGCATCGCTATCCGTTCCACTTCACGTCGAAGCAGCCGCTGCTGCGCCGACTGGTGTTCCTGATGCACGGCATCCACCACGAGAGCCCGAACGACCCCATGCGCAACCTTATGCCGCTGCTGGTCAGCCTGCCGATCTCGGCAGTGGCCTGGGGCAGCAGCCTGGCGTTGCTCGGCTCGGCGGGAACCTGGCTGTTCCTGGGCTGGATGACCGGTTACGTCATCTACGATCTGCTGCACTACGCCTGCCATCAGTGGCCGATGCAGAGCAAGCTGGGTGCCGCGCTCAAGCGCCATCACATGCTTCACCACCACTTCGACGAGAGCGGCAACTATGCGATCTCGGCGATCTTCTGGGATCGCGTGTTCGGCAGCCGGATCAGCTCGCTCAAGCGCTGAGCGCCTGCCGTTCTCTGCAGCGAACGGTCTTACCGCATCTCAAGCGCGTCCGTGCAGCCGGGCGATCGCCTCAGCCACGATCGCCATATGCTCTCCCCAAGTCGGCGCATGCCAGCGGGTGAGTCGCTCCAACTGCGCGGCGTAGCGGGGTCCCCGCGCGGCGTGGTCGAGGATCGCCGCCGCCCATCCCGGCCCGTCGAGCGGGTCGAGGTATTCGGGTACGTCGCCGCCTACTTCGCCCAGCGCTGCGATGGTGCTGCAGATCACCGGCGTTCCGACCGATAGGGCTTCGGCTACCGGCATGCCGTATCCCTCGGCGAAGGACGGCATCAGCAGCGCGCGCGCGCCGCGCAGCCATCTGGCAAGGCTCGCATCGGAACAGCCGCTCAACTCTTCGACATGGCCGACGAGCGCAGGACAGCGCTCCAGCATGTCGACGATCTGTTCGTTTTCCCAGCCTCGGCGGCCGATGACGACGAGGCGCGGAATCTCCGCGGGTGGCAGCGTCTCAGCGAAATGGCGCCATAGGTGCAAAAGCAAGAGATGGTTCTTGCGCGGCTCTATAGTGCCGAGGCAGACGAAGTAGGGGCGTCCGTCGCCCTGCGCCGGAGCGTTGCCGGCCCGCAGGGGCTCGGTGCCGAGCAGCGCGACATCGATAGTCGGCCGGCGGTTGCCGCGATCGAGCCAGGGCTGCACCGAGCGCGCCGTAGCCGCGGAGTTCACGATCACCGCGTCGGCGGTCGCCGCCACCGTTTCGATCCGTCGTTGGTGCAAGGCTGCGCCGCCGGGCCGGGCGTATTCGGGAAATTCGATGGGGATCAGGTCGTGCACCATGCACAGGAACCGGGCCTGCTCGCGAGCGAGGATGCGCTCGACCTTGGCCAGGTTGATCAGGTGGTGCGGCGAGGCCTGCACGTAGACCGCATTGGGCAGCACCGCCTTTGCGCGCGAGGGCAGCAACTTCGCGAGTTGCGGCATGACCGAGAGCAGCGAACGCTGACGCGGGTGCTCGTCCTGGCTTGACCATCGTTGGTCGAGTTCGTCGAGGTAGGCGAGGGCGGCCTTGCGGGGTAGTCGTCCGTAGAGGCCTGAGGGATGGACCGCCGCGAAGGTGAGCGCATCACCATAGTGCGCCAGCAGCCCGCGGGCATATGCCATCTCCACCCGGTCCACGCCCGAGGGCGTCGAATAGCGGACGCGCGAGATCAGGCGCGAGATGTCGAGGATGACTGCGCTCATCGCAACGCTCCAGTGACCCGGCGCATGATCCGGCCCTGCCAGCGGCGCAGCGGTTCGACCCACTGCAAGCGGTTGGGGGCATCGGCGTTGGACATGCGGGAAATCAGCACTTCGGGAGGGCAGGGCAGCTTGGTCACCGGGTCGAGGTAGCGCGGGTACAGGATCAGCACGCCAGCCACGAGCGCGTCGAGCGACAGCGCTCGCCCCCGCCGCGAGGGCAGCGCGCCAAGGTCGTGGGTCAGCCCCCATCCCGCATAGAACGGGGTGCCGTGGCAGGTCACGGCGCACCCGCGCAGCAGCGCCTCGAAGCCGGTGAGCGAGGTGATGACGTGGACGGCATCGACCGCGCCAAGCAGCGCAGCCATGCTGGGGCCGCGCACGATACGGTTTGCGATCTGGAGGATATCGGCGTCTGGCACCGAGCCCTTGCGATGCCCCGCGTCGACGTCCGGATGCGGGCGGAACCAGATCTCCGCGTCGGGTTCCAACGCGCGGGCGCGGCGCAGGAGTTCGAGGTTCGAGGTCAGCCCGCCCCCGCCGGCGAGCACCGACATGTCGTCTTCCACTTGCGCGGCAACCAGCACGAGGCGGCGTCCTGGCTGTCGCTCGGGCACCGGCTCGGCCGACCCGGCGGCGTACTTGCTGATGCCAGCCGCGACGATGGTGTCGCGCAAGGCGCGTGCGCGTTCGAGCAGGCGCTGGGAGAACTCCGTCGCGGCGAGGATCTGCTCCAAATCGCTCGGCTCGCGCGGATCGAAGTGGATGCCCGACGCATCGACCACCACCGATGCCGGGGGCACCAGATGCACGCCCAGGCCGACCGAGCGGACGAAGCCATCCTCCACGCGCACCAGCGGCACGTGGGCAGCGCGGCTGCGCGCGATCAGCTCTGGCGAGACACGCGAAGGCCAGATGGCGAGGGCGCCACCCGCGCGCTGTGCCGCGGCGCGTGCACGGTCGGCGCTGCGGAACATCCGCAAGCGCCGCTGCGGGTGCCACAGGAAGCGCCGGATTTCGGCCCGCTTCCACCAGGCCATGCCGCAAGCGGCGGCGATCGAGCGATTCGCCTCCAGCATCGCGCGCCAAGCGGCGAGCAGCTCGATGGTGGCTTCGATTGAGGACGGCGCGCCGGTGAACGGATCGCGCCAGTATGCGGACGTCAGCGCCGCGGCGGCGAGCGCGTCCAGCCTCGGTCCGTCATCACCCGGTGCGCCGAAGCGGCCGGGCGAGAGCACGCGCACTGTGACGCCGCTGATCCGCGCAATTGCGATCCACTCGTCGTCGCCATGGGCGACAAGGGACTGGGCCCCGTCCAAAGCGGACCATGGATCGACGTCACCACGCCATTCTCCCCCTCCGGCCGCGACGAGCCGCGCGAGCTTGCGCGTGATCCTTCGATCGGCGGCAATCCAGACCGTCGATCTGCGCTCGGCCGGAGCCATCGCAGTCGAAAGCTTCGTGGCGTCGCGGGTGTTGCGTGGTCGCACGACTGTCTCGGGAGGTGACGCGAGATACGCGCAATCGGCCCAGAACCGCCCGCCGACTCGCGCCCGGCGCACAAGCGCGAAGAGCTCGACCGCATGTCCGGGCGGCAGGCTCAATGTCTCGCCAGGCGTCGACACGGCGCCATCGGCGGCAGGGAAGGGCGGTGCGCGCAGCAGCGGAACGGTGGCCGGCATCACGGTCGTCGACCCCAGACTGGGACAGACAGCCCGCCATTCGCGTCGCGCAGGATCGTGCCGTAGCCTCCCGTCGGCAGCTTCAGCGATGCAGTACCGGAGATGGCGGCAAGCAGCTCGGGACGGGCGAGCAGCTCGGGACGGGCGAGCAGCTCGGGACGGGCGAGCAGCTCGGGACGGGCGAGCAGCGCGAAGCGGGCCGCGCCGTTGCTGGTGACGATGAGCGTCGGGCCATCTCGCGGCTCTGCGAACAGGGCGCGCCAGGCGGCGAGTCGCATCGGGGCCTCAACTATCCAGTCCGGCGGCGGCTCGGCGCGACTGTCCCATGCATCGAGCGCAGCCTGGCCGACCCGCGCCAGGACCGCGCTCTCGGCCATGTCCTCGTCGGGACCGTGGTCGATCTCGCGCAGCCAGTCGCACGATTCGGGAGCAGGGCTGGCCTCGAGGCATGCGGCGATCGTGCCGGCGGTCTGGCGTGTGCGCAGGAGCGGGGACACCAGAATGCGTGCGAAATGAAAGCCATGATCCGCGAAGTGGCGGCCAAGCGCCTCGGCCTGCGCCACGCCGCCCTGGGTCAACGGCAAGTCGGTGCGTGCTCCGATCCGCCGCGGCAGTTCACCAGGCTCAAATGTATTTCCGTGACGCACGATAACGAACATGGCGGCGCCATAGCCGGGCTGCGCACCGGAAAGCCAGTCCGGCTTAGGCAGGAAAGGGGTCGCCGAGCCGGGCGATCGCGGCCTCGGCCAGGGCGAGGTCGGCTGGTGTGTCGATGCCCGACATGGCGTGGACAGGCTGCTCGACCTCGATCGTGGCGATGGTCTTGCCGCCCTCGAGGAAACGCAGCTGTTCCAGTCCTTCGAGCTTTTCGTAGCGGCTCTGGGGAGCGGCGGCGAACCAGGCGAGCGCGCCCAGGCGGTAACCGTAGAGCCCCAGGTGCTGCCACACCGGAGAGAGCGTCCCTGCCTCGCGCAAGGCCGCTTCGTCCCGGATCGCCGGCAGGATCGCCTTGGAGAACCACAGCGCGCGGCCCCCTTCGTCCCGCACGCACGTAGTGCCGCTGAACGGCGAGGTCTGCTTGTGCTGCCGCAATCGGTCGAGCCGGTCCCAGGTCAGCTGATAGACCGGCGTCGCGACGTCGGCGCCGCTGCTGCGCAGTGTGGCGACCAAGCCTGCCACCACGGCGGGAGGAACGAAGGGCGCATCGCCCTGCAGGTTGATCACGAGCGCCGGAGCGGACGGCCGCGCGCAAGCTGCGGCATAGGCCCGCGCGGAACCCGAATCGAGCGCCGCCTCGGTCAGCGCGACTTCGGCGCCGAGTGCCTGCGCATGCTCGGCGATGCGCGCGTCGTCGGTAGCCACGACCACGTCGCAATTGCCGGCCTGCTCAGCGGTCGTACGGGCGATAGCCACCACACGCTCCAGCAAGGTGCGTCCGGCGATCTGCAGTAGCGGCTTGCCTGGCAGGCGGGTCGATCTGAATCGAGCCGGAACGACGATGAGGTCGCGAGTCACGTCAGGCGACAACACCTGCCCGGATGATGTCGTGCATGTGCACGATCCCCGTCAGCTTGCTGGTGTCGTCCACGACGAACAGCACCGACACGGCGTTCTCGTTCAGCAGCCGAAGCGCCTCAGACGCCAGAGTCGCCGATGTGACCGTGACCGGCCGCGCGGACATGTGCAGGCCGATCTTATCGTTAAGGTCATGAACGGCGATGCAGCGGCGCAGATCGCCATCGGTAAAGGCGCCGACCAGGACATTGTCCTCATTCACCACAGCGGTGCAGCCATAGCGCTTGAGGCTCATCTCGATCGTCGCGCTTTTCAGCGAGGCATCGCG contains:
- a CDS encoding histidine phosphatase family protein; this translates as MFVIVRHGNTFEPGELPRRIGARTDLPLTQGGVAQAEALGRHFADHGFHFARILVSPLLRTRQTAGTIAACLEASPAPESCDWLREIDHGPDEDMAESAVLARVGQAALDAWDSRAEPPPDWIVEAPMRLAAWRALFAEPRDGPTLIVTSNGAARFALLARPELLARPELLARPELLARPELLAAISGTASLKLPTGGYGTILRDANGGLSVPVWGRRP
- a CDS encoding manno-octulosonate cytidylyltransferase, which translates into the protein MTRDLIVVPARFRSTRLPGKPLLQIAGRTLLERVVAIARTTAEQAGNCDVVVATDDARIAEHAQALGAEVALTEAALDSGSARAYAAACARPSAPALVINLQGDAPFVPPAVVAGLVATLRSSGADVATPVYQLTWDRLDRLRQHKQTSPFSGTTCVRDEGGRALWFSKAILPAIRDEAALREAGTLSPVWQHLGLYGYRLGALAWFAAAPQSRYEKLEGLEQLRFLEGGKTIATIEVEQPVHAMSGIDTPADLALAEAAIARLGDPFPA